One genomic region from Leptospira tipperaryensis encodes:
- a CDS encoding GMC oxidoreductase, protein MKKYEAVVIGTGFGGAVNGCRLSKKWPGQVLILERGKRYPKGSFPRSPHDMAKNFWNVPEENKTKIRPGKLSKLNQTGLFDIRNYPNMDVVLSAGLGGGSLIYANVFLEPPEHIFDERWPATVKKKSLTSYYKIVKEVLGSRPIPLNNDPRRRIVRAELYQKFAKSQGRESKLADINVFFGNDFKKPTEIGLQEKNRYGAVQTSCTYCAECDIGCNTHSKNTLDLNYLFVAENKYKADVRTEHLVQKIVPVSSEGNDDPSAHGEHGYRIYFLDLSSTNRGLESVLTKRVVVSAGTLGTTELLLKCKDEYKTLPDISEHIGKQFSGNGDFLSFATKGTQPADPNYGPVITQYTDYNLFKNFDPNKAFVLEDASYPVFAAYFAEAAIPFIFRIGFFFHMIGELFRRFLSGKIFGRIGYLMSELMKGDVSYTSLVLLCMGVDRSDGRMVLDRKRGLQLQWPQKNSMPLYEAILDVTKNFASFVKAKAHFAMPTWAWPIRNNVSVHPLGGCVLGNSKTNAVTSAEPKTFGQVFSYQGLYVADGSLAPTAIGANPSMTIAALSERVAEGITGIKPTPKL, encoded by the coding sequence ATGAAAAAATATGAAGCGGTTGTGATAGGCACCGGTTTCGGGGGAGCCGTAAACGGTTGTAGGTTGAGTAAAAAATGGCCCGGTCAGGTTTTGATCCTGGAACGGGGAAAACGTTATCCAAAAGGCTCTTTCCCGCGTTCTCCGCACGATATGGCCAAAAACTTCTGGAACGTTCCGGAAGAAAATAAGACAAAAATAAGACCGGGCAAACTATCGAAACTAAACCAAACGGGTCTATTCGATATTCGTAATTATCCGAATATGGACGTAGTTTTGTCCGCGGGACTCGGCGGAGGATCTCTGATCTACGCAAACGTCTTTTTAGAACCGCCGGAACATATCTTCGACGAAAGATGGCCGGCCACTGTAAAAAAGAAAAGCCTTACATCCTATTATAAAATTGTAAAGGAAGTTTTGGGGTCTCGGCCGATTCCGCTTAACAACGATCCAAGAAGAAGAATCGTACGCGCCGAACTCTATCAAAAGTTCGCGAAGTCTCAAGGAAGAGAATCCAAACTCGCCGATATCAACGTATTCTTTGGAAACGATTTTAAAAAACCGACTGAAATCGGACTTCAGGAAAAAAATCGTTACGGAGCCGTTCAGACTTCCTGTACTTACTGCGCGGAATGCGATATAGGATGTAACACACATTCTAAAAATACGTTGGATCTGAATTACTTGTTTGTTGCCGAGAATAAATACAAAGCCGATGTTCGTACGGAACATCTCGTTCAAAAAATCGTTCCCGTTTCTTCCGAAGGAAACGACGATCCGTCCGCTCACGGAGAACACGGATATCGAATCTATTTTCTCGATCTATCTTCGACCAATCGAGGACTTGAATCCGTTCTTACAAAAAGAGTCGTGGTCTCCGCGGGAACGTTAGGCACCACCGAACTTCTTCTCAAGTGTAAGGACGAATACAAAACCCTTCCCGATATTTCGGAACATATCGGAAAACAATTTTCCGGAAACGGAGACTTTCTTTCCTTTGCGACCAAGGGAACACAACCCGCTGATCCGAACTACGGACCGGTGATCACTCAGTATACCGATTACAATCTTTTCAAAAATTTTGATCCCAATAAAGCTTTCGTTCTTGAGGACGCGAGTTATCCGGTCTTTGCTGCATATTTTGCAGAGGCGGCGATTCCGTTTATTTTCAGAATCGGATTTTTCTTTCACATGATAGGAGAACTTTTCAGACGTTTTCTCAGCGGAAAAATATTCGGAAGAATCGGTTATCTCATGAGCGAGTTGATGAAAGGGGACGTCTCTTATACATCTCTGGTTTTACTTTGTATGGGGGTGGATCGTTCGGACGGAAGAATGGTTCTGGATCGAAAACGAGGACTGCAACTGCAATGGCCTCAGAAGAATAGTATGCCTCTCTACGAAGCAATTTTGGATGTAACAAAGAATTTTGCGTCCTTCGTAAAGGCAAAGGCTCATTTTGCAATGCCGACTTGGGCTTGGCCGATTCGCAATAACGTCTCCGTGCACCCGTTAGGTGGTTGTGTCCTCGGAAATTCTAAGACGAATGCGGTGACTTCCGCGGAACCGAAGACGTTCGGGCAGGTTTTTTCGTATCAGGGCCTTTACGTGGCCGACGGAAGTCTTGCGCCGACTGCGATCGGAGCCAATCCTTCGATGACGATTGCGGCGCTTTCGGAGCGGGTTGCGGAGGGAATTACCGGAATAAAGCCGACGCCAAAACTTTAA